A stretch of Amycolatopsis balhimycina FH 1894 DNA encodes these proteins:
- a CDS encoding TetR/AcrR family transcriptional regulator, producing MTALAEHDSGTAARILAAARELVLKRGVKGVTIAEIAQRAHVGKGTAYLYWGTKEDLVLGLFARDFLAGADEEIDVLTADPELSRPHLLCPRLVRFALDHPFVGALQAGDADLLGALTQHPRSAELLDTLGPAALMETVLPVWRRHRLARTDWPFDEQAYALHALITGFLAVANRPQTGRAITVDAPDKVMATAVTALLGPEEAEPADVQAAAAEGLQVLRRRREAVLALIATTEETKK from the coding sequence ATGACGGCATTGGCTGAACACGACTCCGGCACGGCCGCCCGGATCCTCGCCGCGGCCAGAGAACTGGTGCTCAAACGCGGGGTCAAGGGCGTGACCATCGCCGAGATCGCACAGCGAGCGCACGTCGGCAAGGGCACCGCCTACCTGTACTGGGGAACCAAGGAGGACCTCGTGCTCGGGCTGTTCGCCCGAGACTTCCTGGCCGGCGCGGACGAGGAGATCGACGTCCTGACCGCCGACCCGGAACTCAGCCGGCCGCACCTGCTCTGCCCACGGCTGGTGCGCTTCGCCCTCGACCACCCGTTCGTGGGCGCCCTGCAGGCCGGTGACGCGGACCTGCTGGGCGCCCTCACCCAGCACCCACGCAGCGCCGAACTGCTCGACACACTGGGGCCCGCCGCACTGATGGAGACGGTGCTGCCGGTGTGGCGCCGGCACCGGCTGGCGCGCACCGACTGGCCGTTCGACGAGCAGGCTTACGCACTGCACGCGCTCATCACCGGCTTCCTCGCTGTCGCCAACCGCCCGCAGACAGGCCGCGCCATCACCGTCGACGCCCCGGACAAGGTGATGGCCACCGCCGTGACCGCCCTCCTCGGCCCCGAAGAGGCCGAGCCGGCCGACGTCCAAGCAGCCGCCGCGGAGGGCCTGCAGGTGCTGCGCCGCCGACGCGAAGCCGTGCTCGCCCTGATCGCGACCACCGAAGAAACCAAGAAATAG
- a CDS encoding GNAT family N-acetyltransferase yields the protein MVIVRPAAHFEDVASILNPSGNERACWCLAYRVTSAEYSALRGEARAERIRGLCAAEPAPGVLAYDGATPVGWCGVSPRSSMERLKRSRTMPPLDDLAVWSVVCFVVRSSHQCQGVSAALLAGAVDYARSCGAPAVEGYPVDPEGARISSSAAHAGTTSLFEAAGFERIRPTEARADRRVRWLMRRDLR from the coding sequence ATGGTCATCGTTCGTCCCGCTGCACACTTCGAAGACGTCGCTTCGATCCTCAACCCGAGCGGGAACGAGCGTGCCTGCTGGTGCCTCGCGTACCGCGTCACGTCGGCTGAGTACAGCGCGCTGCGCGGTGAAGCACGAGCGGAGCGGATCCGAGGCCTGTGCGCGGCCGAGCCCGCGCCGGGCGTGCTCGCCTACGACGGGGCCACGCCGGTCGGCTGGTGTGGGGTGTCGCCGCGGTCGAGCATGGAGCGGTTGAAACGCTCCCGGACGATGCCGCCGCTCGACGACCTGGCGGTGTGGAGCGTGGTCTGTTTCGTGGTGCGCTCGTCCCACCAGTGCCAAGGCGTGTCCGCGGCGCTGCTGGCCGGGGCGGTCGACTACGCGCGTTCGTGCGGTGCCCCGGCGGTGGAGGGCTACCCGGTCGATCCGGAGGGCGCGCGCATCAGCTCGAGCGCGGCCCACGCCGGCACGACGTCCCTGTTCGAAGCGGCGGGGTTCGAGCGAATCCGGCCGACCGAGGCGCGGGCCGATCGCCGGGTCCGGTGGCTGATGCGGCGGGATCTCCGCTGA
- a CDS encoding helix-turn-helix transcriptional regulator — MDRLVGSGRYPGMTQLHQAVPLVERQHALIEEMRARTPRFVTGRVLAERTGTTVRTVERDVTRLRAAGVPVEVKRGTGGGYRLTMPAVVPPVSFSPGEVAALVASLVALGPYTSATAVSALGKLLTAFR; from the coding sequence ATGGATCGGCTCGTCGGCTCCGGCCGCTACCCGGGGATGACCCAGCTGCACCAAGCCGTGCCCCTGGTCGAACGGCAGCACGCCCTGATCGAGGAGATGCGCGCGCGGACACCCCGGTTCGTCACCGGCCGGGTGCTGGCCGAGCGCACCGGGACGACCGTGCGGACCGTCGAACGCGACGTCACGCGCCTGCGCGCGGCGGGCGTCCCGGTCGAGGTCAAGCGCGGCACGGGCGGCGGCTACCGGCTCACGATGCCGGCCGTCGTGCCGCCGGTGAGTTTCAGTCCGGGCGAGGTCGCCGCCCTCGTCGCGTCCCTCGTGGCCCTCGGCCCCTACACCTCCGCCACGGCCGTCAGCGCGCTGGGCAAGCTCCTCACCGCCTTCCGCTAG
- a CDS encoding TetR/AcrR family transcriptional regulator: MPERPYHHGRLRTVLLDEAQRVLREKGVDGLSLRDLAREAGVSHAAPRWHFPDRQALLDALAEAGFERLATGARSVLDHNEHDSKAKLHAVASAYLEFAIRDAALLELMFTARKTAPSPGLLEASDRLFGTTREIIEAAQQDNTLPAGDPERLQTLFVATLQGIAAFAISGRTTEETAKELLRDVVVLFSLPDK, encoded by the coding sequence ATGCCCGAGCGCCCTTACCACCACGGCCGGCTGCGCACCGTGCTCCTCGACGAAGCGCAGCGCGTGCTGCGCGAAAAGGGTGTCGACGGCCTGTCCCTCCGCGATCTGGCGCGCGAAGCCGGGGTGAGCCACGCCGCCCCCCGCTGGCACTTCCCCGATCGGCAGGCGCTGCTGGACGCGCTCGCCGAGGCCGGATTCGAGCGTCTGGCCACCGGGGCCCGCTCAGTGCTCGACCACAACGAGCACGACAGCAAAGCCAAGCTCCACGCGGTCGCTTCGGCCTACCTCGAGTTCGCCATCCGCGACGCCGCCTTGCTGGAGCTCATGTTCACCGCCCGGAAGACCGCGCCGTCGCCGGGACTGCTCGAGGCGTCCGATCGCCTGTTCGGCACCACGCGGGAGATCATCGAAGCCGCTCAACAGGACAACACGCTTCCGGCGGGTGACCCGGAGCGGCTGCAGACGTTGTTCGTCGCGACACTGCAAGGAATCGCCGCATTCGCGATTTCCGGACGAACAACCGAAGAGACGGCCAAGGAGCTCCTGCGCGACGTCGTGGTTCTGTTCTCCCTGCCGGACAAGTAG
- a CDS encoding oxidoreductase, with protein MTDFSVRDLPDLTGRRAIVTGATGGIGQATARALAGAGARVVLAVRNRGKGDAVAAAAPGAVEVRELDLSDLESVRKFAAGWRGDVDLLINNAGVSAPTLQRTAQGFEADFGVNHLGHFALTLLLLEHLTGRVVIVSSQAERLAQLDFDDLNWERRPYRKSRAYNDSKLANLLFAAELHRRLAAAGSAVAVHAAHPGLVATGIYHHSGPRRMSDVLNGFVVRTLAQDAEHGALPTLYAAVADLPSGSFAGPSRLAHMRGAPELINRSKAARDPESAGRLWRASERLVSIPARI; from the coding sequence ATGACTGATTTCTCTGTTCGCGACCTCCCGGACCTCACCGGCAGGCGGGCCATCGTGACCGGCGCCACCGGTGGCATCGGCCAAGCCACGGCTCGCGCACTGGCCGGCGCAGGGGCTCGGGTGGTCCTCGCGGTGCGGAACCGAGGCAAGGGCGACGCCGTCGCGGCCGCCGCGCCGGGCGCCGTCGAGGTACGAGAGCTGGATCTGAGCGACCTCGAGTCGGTGCGGAAGTTCGCCGCGGGATGGCGGGGCGACGTCGATCTGCTGATCAACAACGCCGGTGTCTCAGCTCCCACCCTGCAGCGGACCGCGCAGGGCTTCGAAGCCGACTTCGGGGTCAACCACCTCGGCCACTTCGCGTTGACCCTGCTGCTGCTCGAGCACCTGACCGGCCGGGTGGTGATCGTCTCCTCGCAGGCCGAGCGCCTCGCGCAGCTCGACTTCGACGACCTCAACTGGGAGCGGCGCCCTTACCGGAAATCCCGGGCGTACAACGACTCCAAGCTGGCGAACCTGCTGTTCGCCGCCGAGCTGCACCGCCGGCTGGCCGCCGCGGGATCGGCCGTCGCGGTGCACGCGGCCCATCCGGGCCTGGTGGCGACCGGCATCTACCACCACTCCGGGCCGCGCCGGATGTCCGACGTCCTGAACGGATTCGTCGTCCGCACCCTGGCCCAGGACGCCGAGCACGGTGCCTTGCCGACGCTGTACGCCGCGGTCGCCGACCTCCCGTCCGGCAGCTTCGCCGGCCCGAGCCGGCTCGCACACATGCGCGGCGCACCGGAACTCATCAACCGTTCGAAAGCCGCGCGTGATCCGGAATCGGCCGGACGCCTGTGGCGCGCGTCCGAGCGGCTCGTGTCGATTCCCGCGCGGATCTGA
- a CDS encoding dihydrofolate reductase family protein: MGKIVITTNATLDGVVEDPDGKEGFDRGGWFYRFGEADVPAWDVLSTQQAVEAEALLLSRRTDTWFGTRERPGEWADRTLAMPKYVVSTTNDEPAWQNSTLLNGDAVEQISELKAKLNGEILVYGSYTLVRTLIEHHLADELRLCVFPVVLGSGRRLFDGFTEAHPMRLTSLRRVGDGIMFYTYEFEKH; this comes from the coding sequence GTGGGCAAGATCGTGATCACCACCAATGCCACCCTCGACGGTGTGGTCGAAGACCCCGACGGCAAAGAAGGTTTCGACCGTGGCGGCTGGTTCTACCGCTTCGGCGAAGCCGACGTCCCTGCTTGGGACGTCCTCTCGACCCAGCAGGCCGTGGAAGCCGAAGCGCTTCTGCTGAGCCGGCGAACCGACACCTGGTTCGGCACCCGAGAGCGCCCCGGCGAATGGGCGGACCGCACCCTGGCCATGCCCAAGTATGTGGTCTCCACCACCAACGACGAACCCGCCTGGCAAAACTCCACCCTCCTCAACGGCGACGCCGTGGAGCAGATCTCAGAACTCAAGGCGAAGCTCAACGGCGAAATCCTCGTCTACGGCAGCTACACCCTCGTCCGCACCCTGATCGAACACCACTTGGCCGACGAACTCCGGCTATGCGTCTTCCCCGTCGTACTGGGCTCGGGCCGCCGCCTTTTCGACGGCTTCACCGAAGCCCACCCCATGCGCCTGACGAGTCTCCGCCGGGTAGGCGACGGAATCATGTTCTACACCTACGAATTCGAGAAGCACTGA
- a CDS encoding dihydrofolate reductase family protein — protein MGKIIATENVSLDGVIELSTGDEGFSRDDWLAALAPADRDEWGKLILDDALGAQALLLGRRSYEFFAARYPSRTGELADRMNSLPKYVVSTTLEGPGWTNSTVLDGGLVEAVSALKHTVDGEIRVYASSQLVRTLMEHDLVDEVRLVVFPFLLGSGRRLFDQTGDHKSLRLTDIRTVGSGLAFLVYQRIRDVDESAKRVATAGTGSR, from the coding sequence ATGGGAAAGATCATTGCCACCGAGAACGTCTCGCTCGACGGAGTCATCGAGCTTTCGACCGGCGATGAGGGCTTCAGCCGCGACGACTGGCTCGCCGCACTCGCCCCGGCCGACCGCGACGAGTGGGGCAAGCTCATCCTCGACGACGCGCTGGGCGCGCAGGCCTTGTTGCTGGGGCGCCGCAGTTACGAGTTCTTCGCCGCACGGTATCCGTCCCGCACCGGCGAGCTGGCGGACCGGATGAACAGCCTGCCCAAATACGTCGTCTCCACCACCCTCGAAGGTCCCGGCTGGACCAACTCGACCGTGCTCGACGGTGGTCTCGTGGAGGCGGTTTCCGCGCTGAAGCACACAGTCGACGGCGAGATCCGCGTCTACGCCAGCTCCCAGCTGGTGCGTACGCTCATGGAGCACGACCTCGTCGACGAGGTCCGGCTGGTGGTCTTCCCGTTCCTGCTGGGCTCGGGCCGCCGCCTCTTCGACCAGACCGGCGATCACAAATCCCTGCGCCTCACCGACATCCGCACTGTCGGCTCCGGCCTCGCTTTCCTGGTCTACCAGCGCATCCGAGACGTCGACGAGTCGGCGAAACGAGTGGCAACGGCGGGTACCGGCAGTCGGTGA
- a CDS encoding PQQ-dependent sugar dehydrogenase yields MFPSSSRRRLRLRVLTAVIAAVAAVTAVVPAAAAAATGSTVTGVASGRCLDVVGNSTASKTRVNIYDCNGQANQAWTFTAAGELRVYDAAMCLDVAGASTTSPADAQIYPCHGGANQKWRIGTDGTITGVQSGLCLDVTGAGTANSTLVGLSTCNGGANQKWRTSLGDTQPPSVPGNPRVSDLVCDAVTFAWNASTDNVGVAFYDVYHDGQSMKSVSGSTLSTSLTVVGGATWGLYVNARDAAGNVSQASTTVSITPPQCQPDDQAPSAPTKLTGAASGTTVTLDWAAATDNIGVRAYDVYRGGAKVGAVTGTATAPPATTFVDSGLAANTSYQYYVVARDAQANVSPPSATTTVTTGAACGDSVCAVTQIATDTDIPWGLVTLPDGTILYTRRDAHDIVHLNPATGAKTTVGTVPGVDNTDGEGGLLGLAVSPGFAGDHWLYLMHTSPSDNRIVRIKLEDDQLGTTTEQVLVSGLLRNKYHNGGRLRFGPDGKLYATTGDAQNGDNAQNKASLNGKVLRLNPDGSVPSDNPFGTYVWSYGHRNPQGLAFDSQGRLWEQEFGDGIMDETNLITKGGNYGWPACEGTSGTCGTAGFIAPKRTYPTADGSCSGIAIVRDVLYVACERGTRMYREVISGSDLTDVQAYFNGTYGRLRTVEPAPGGGLWLTTTNNGDKDSVPDNSNEKIFHVTLGG; encoded by the coding sequence ATGTTCCCCTCGAGCTCCCGCCGGCGGTTGCGCCTCCGTGTGCTGACCGCGGTGATCGCCGCCGTCGCCGCGGTGACGGCGGTCGTGCCCGCTGCCGCCGCGGCGGCCACCGGATCCACGGTGACGGGCGTGGCCTCCGGGCGGTGCCTCGACGTCGTCGGCAACAGCACCGCGTCGAAGACGCGCGTCAACATCTACGACTGCAACGGCCAAGCCAACCAGGCGTGGACGTTCACGGCGGCGGGTGAGCTGCGGGTGTACGACGCCGCGATGTGCCTGGACGTCGCCGGCGCGAGCACCACGTCCCCGGCCGACGCCCAGATCTACCCCTGCCACGGCGGTGCCAACCAGAAGTGGCGGATCGGCACCGACGGCACCATCACCGGTGTGCAGTCGGGCCTCTGCCTGGACGTCACCGGGGCGGGCACCGCCAACAGCACCCTGGTCGGGTTGTCGACCTGCAACGGGGGAGCCAACCAGAAGTGGCGGACGTCCCTCGGCGACACCCAGCCCCCGAGCGTGCCGGGAAACCCCCGGGTGAGCGACCTGGTCTGCGACGCCGTCACCTTCGCGTGGAACGCGTCCACCGACAACGTGGGCGTGGCGTTCTACGACGTCTACCACGACGGCCAGTCGATGAAGTCGGTGAGCGGGAGCACCCTGTCGACGAGCCTCACCGTGGTCGGCGGCGCGACCTGGGGCCTCTACGTCAACGCGCGTGACGCCGCGGGGAACGTCTCCCAGGCCAGTACCACGGTCTCGATCACGCCCCCGCAGTGCCAGCCGGACGACCAGGCGCCGAGCGCGCCCACGAAGCTGACCGGCGCCGCATCCGGCACGACGGTGACCCTGGACTGGGCCGCGGCCACGGACAACATCGGCGTCCGCGCTTACGACGTCTACCGTGGTGGCGCCAAGGTCGGTGCCGTCACCGGGACGGCCACCGCACCACCCGCGACCACCTTCGTCGACAGTGGCTTGGCGGCGAACACGAGCTACCAGTATTACGTCGTGGCGCGGGACGCGCAGGCGAACGTCTCGCCGCCCAGCGCGACCACGACCGTGACCACCGGCGCGGCCTGCGGCGACTCCGTGTGCGCGGTGACGCAGATCGCCACCGACACCGACATCCCGTGGGGCCTGGTGACGCTGCCGGACGGCACGATCCTCTACACCCGGCGCGACGCCCATGACATCGTCCACCTGAACCCGGCCACCGGGGCCAAGACCACCGTCGGCACGGTCCCCGGCGTGGACAACACCGACGGTGAGGGCGGCCTGCTCGGCCTGGCCGTCTCGCCCGGGTTCGCCGGTGACCACTGGCTCTACCTGATGCACACTTCCCCGTCCGACAACCGGATCGTGCGGATCAAGCTGGAGGACGACCAGCTCGGCACGACCACGGAACAGGTACTGGTCAGCGGGTTGCTGCGCAACAAGTACCACAACGGCGGCCGGCTGCGCTTCGGGCCGGACGGCAAGCTCTACGCCACCACCGGCGACGCCCAGAACGGCGACAACGCGCAGAACAAGGCGAGCCTCAACGGCAAGGTCCTGCGGCTGAACCCGGACGGCAGCGTGCCTTCGGACAATCCTTTCGGCACCTACGTGTGGAGCTACGGCCACCGCAACCCGCAGGGACTCGCGTTCGATTCCCAGGGCCGGTTGTGGGAACAGGAGTTCGGCGACGGGATCATGGACGAGACCAACCTGATCACCAAGGGCGGCAACTACGGCTGGCCGGCGTGTGAAGGCACCTCCGGAACCTGCGGCACCGCGGGCTTCATCGCGCCGAAGCGGACGTACCCCACGGCGGACGGTTCCTGCTCCGGCATCGCCATCGTCCGCGACGTGCTCTACGTCGCCTGCGAACGCGGGACCCGGATGTACCGCGAAGTGATCAGCGGCAGCGACCTGACCGATGTCCAGGCGTACTTCAACGGCACCTACGGGCGGCTGCGCACGGTGGAACCCGCGCCCGGCGGCGGGCTGTGGCTGACGACCACCAACAACGGCGACAAAGACAGTGTTCCCGACAACAGCAACGAGAAGATCTTCCACGTCACACTGGGCGGGTAG
- a CDS encoding glycoside hydrolase family 2, whose protein sequence is MEFDRRTALAISTVGAATAGLSALGISPTGEAGAALAGPVTETMLLTGADADHTVDWDFQVTAGRRAGEWSTIPTPSNWECHGFGSYHYGGDLVPAEKGNYRHRFTPPASWAGRRVFLVFEAAMTDADVRVNGVSAGPVHRGGFYRFRYDVTALLRLGEPNLLEVTVSKESADNSVNDAERRGDFWNFGGIFRPVSLEAYPAARIDQVAIDARADGTFAAHVTLAGVTAAAQLTAQLRRLDGTAVGGTFSVAVASGSTGATLTTTAAQPALWTAETPNLHRVELTLVSSAGAPLHSTVERFGFRTIEVRAGDGIYLNGRRIVLKGANRHTFWPTSGRASSPRLARLDIGLMKDMNMNAVRMSHYPPDAFFLDLCDELGLYVLDELTGWQHRYDEGVGAPLVKAMVERDVNHPSILFWDNGNEGGWNTALDDDFGQYDPQQRAVLHPWTTFGGIDTSHYQTYSSTASKVAGGTVFMPTEFLHGLYDGGAGAGLNDYWKLMGGSQRSAGGFIWALVDESVVRDDRGGALDTNGSRAPDGILGPYREKEGSFCTIKDIWSPVQPANSAYYDSVFPASFDKTVKLVNRYDFTNLRECRFAWRLLAFPLPGAGTGHQVLAQGQAAAPDVAPGATGAVTLDLPADWTGADALRLSVTDPTGRNITAWTWRIRKAPDFATRLVRPATTGSVTAAETAGEVTLVAGATRITISKAGGRLTGVRRGSSPVSLANGPAPAGGTATLTGFSHFRDGTGWVVQADYSGDLTSVRWRLDANGWLRLEYRYRATGDHDHLGVNFDYPEAGVRGLTWLGDGPYRVYKNRLRGVQPDVWHKPYNDTATGASGFAYPEFKGYHGRTCWAVLDTTEGAITMVAAEEGLYLRLFTPKVGPDPQNAVVTYPAGGISLLDGIAPIGTKFHGVAALGPESRPNAATGDYHRTVYFRFDA, encoded by the coding sequence GTGGAATTCGATCGCCGCACGGCGTTGGCCATCAGCACGGTGGGTGCGGCTACCGCGGGACTGTCCGCGCTCGGCATCTCGCCGACGGGCGAAGCCGGTGCGGCGCTTGCCGGTCCGGTAACCGAAACCATGCTCCTGACCGGCGCCGACGCCGACCACACCGTCGACTGGGACTTCCAGGTGACGGCCGGGCGGCGCGCGGGGGAGTGGAGCACGATCCCGACGCCGTCGAACTGGGAGTGCCACGGCTTCGGCAGCTACCACTACGGCGGGGATCTCGTCCCGGCGGAGAAGGGCAACTACCGCCACCGGTTCACGCCGCCCGCGTCCTGGGCCGGGCGCCGGGTCTTCCTGGTGTTCGAAGCCGCCATGACCGACGCCGACGTGCGGGTCAACGGCGTCTCCGCCGGGCCGGTGCACCGAGGTGGCTTCTACCGCTTCCGCTACGACGTGACGGCCCTGCTGCGGCTCGGCGAGCCGAACCTCCTGGAAGTGACCGTCAGCAAGGAATCGGCGGACAACTCGGTGAACGACGCCGAGCGCCGCGGTGACTTCTGGAACTTCGGCGGGATCTTCCGGCCGGTGTCGCTGGAGGCCTACCCGGCCGCGCGGATCGACCAGGTCGCGATCGACGCCCGCGCGGACGGGACGTTCGCCGCCCACGTCACGCTCGCCGGGGTGACCGCGGCCGCCCAGCTGACGGCGCAGCTGCGCCGGCTCGACGGCACGGCCGTCGGTGGCACCTTTTCGGTCGCCGTGGCGAGCGGGTCGACCGGCGCGACCCTGACCACCACCGCGGCCCAGCCGGCGCTGTGGACGGCCGAAACGCCGAACCTGCACCGGGTCGAGCTGACGCTCGTGAGCTCCGCCGGCGCGCCGCTGCACAGCACCGTCGAGCGCTTCGGCTTCCGCACCATCGAGGTCCGGGCCGGCGACGGCATCTACCTCAACGGCAGGCGGATCGTCCTCAAAGGAGCGAACCGGCACACCTTCTGGCCGACCTCCGGCCGGGCCTCCAGTCCGCGCCTCGCCCGGCTGGACATCGGGCTGATGAAGGACATGAACATGAACGCCGTCCGGATGTCGCACTACCCGCCGGACGCGTTCTTCCTCGACCTCTGCGACGAGCTCGGGCTCTACGTCCTGGACGAACTGACCGGCTGGCAGCACCGCTACGACGAGGGTGTCGGGGCTCCGCTGGTCAAGGCGATGGTGGAGCGCGACGTCAACCACCCGTCGATCCTGTTCTGGGACAACGGCAACGAAGGCGGCTGGAACACCGCACTGGACGACGACTTCGGCCAGTACGACCCGCAGCAGCGGGCGGTGCTGCACCCGTGGACGACGTTCGGCGGCATCGACACCAGTCATTACCAGACCTACAGCAGCACCGCGAGCAAGGTCGCCGGCGGCACGGTCTTCATGCCGACCGAGTTCCTGCACGGTCTCTACGACGGCGGTGCCGGAGCCGGCCTGAACGACTACTGGAAACTCATGGGCGGGTCGCAGCGTTCGGCGGGCGGCTTCATCTGGGCGCTCGTCGACGAAAGCGTCGTGCGTGACGACCGCGGCGGGGCCCTCGACACGAACGGCAGCCGCGCTCCCGACGGCATCCTCGGCCCGTACCGCGAAAAGGAAGGCAGCTTCTGCACGATCAAGGACATCTGGTCGCCGGTCCAGCCGGCCAATTCCGCGTACTACGACTCGGTTTTCCCGGCGTCGTTCGACAAGACGGTGAAACTGGTCAACCGGTACGACTTCACGAACCTCCGCGAGTGCCGGTTCGCCTGGCGACTGCTGGCTTTTCCCTTGCCCGGCGCGGGAACCGGCCACCAGGTCCTCGCCCAGGGCCAGGCGGCAGCGCCGGACGTCGCGCCGGGGGCCACCGGGGCGGTGACGCTCGACCTGCCCGCCGACTGGACCGGGGCCGACGCGCTGCGGCTGAGCGTGACCGATCCGACCGGCCGGAACATCACCGCTTGGACGTGGCGCATCCGCAAGGCGCCGGACTTCGCCACTCGCCTGGTTCGCCCGGCGACCACAGGGAGCGTCACCGCGGCCGAGACCGCCGGTGAGGTGACGCTCGTCGCCGGGGCCACCCGGATCACCATCAGCAAGGCCGGCGGGCGGCTGACCGGCGTGCGCCGCGGCAGCTCGCCGGTGTCGCTGGCCAACGGACCCGCCCCGGCCGGAGGTACGGCCACCCTGACCGGGTTCAGCCACTTCCGCGACGGCACCGGCTGGGTCGTGCAGGCGGACTACAGCGGCGACCTGACGTCCGTGCGCTGGCGGCTGGACGCCAACGGCTGGCTGCGGCTGGAGTACCGCTACCGCGCCACCGGCGACCACGACCACCTCGGCGTGAACTTCGACTACCCCGAGGCCGGCGTGCGAGGCCTGACCTGGCTCGGGGACGGGCCGTACCGCGTCTACAAGAACCGGCTGCGCGGTGTGCAGCCGGACGTCTGGCACAAGCCGTACAACGACACCGCGACCGGGGCGAGCGGATTCGCCTACCCCGAGTTCAAGGGCTACCACGGCCGGACCTGCTGGGCCGTGCTGGACACCACCGAGGGCGCGATCACGATGGTCGCCGCGGAAGAGGGCCTGTACCTGCGGTTGTTCACCCCGAAGGTGGGCCCCGACCCGCAGAACGCCGTGGTGACCTACCCAGCCGGCGGCATCTCCCTCCTCGACGGCATCGCGCCGATCGGCACCAAGTTCCACGGCGTCGCGGCGCTGGGCCCGGAGAGCCGCCCGAACGCCGCCACCGGCGACTACCACCGCACCGTGTACTTCCGCTTCGACGCGTGA
- a CDS encoding NmrA family NAD(P)-binding protein, with amino-acid sequence MSEKKIIAVLGSTGAQGGGLVRAILDAPDGPFAARAITRNADSAKARALAERGAEVVEATLDDEESLRKAFEGAHGAYVVTNFWESMSADVELAQAATAARAAKAAEVAHVVWSTLEDTREVIPASGPQVPVLQDRYTVPHFDAKAEADAFFRDAGVPTTYLRSTFYWEAFTQGSGPVRGEDGRLVLTLPMGESRLAGIAAEDIGRTAYGVFAAGDKYVGETVSIAGEHLTGAQYAAAFADALGEPVGYRPLTHDQFRSLGLPAGDEFGNMFQFYVEGERDFVGARDLDVVRSLNPRLQTFRSWLNEHIDAVKPA; translated from the coding sequence ATGAGCGAGAAGAAGATCATCGCGGTACTGGGTTCGACCGGTGCGCAGGGCGGAGGGCTGGTCAGGGCGATCCTGGACGCTCCCGACGGTCCGTTCGCCGCCCGCGCCATCACCAGGAACGCAGACTCGGCGAAGGCCCGCGCGCTGGCCGAGCGTGGCGCCGAGGTGGTGGAAGCGACCCTCGACGACGAGGAGTCGCTGCGCAAGGCGTTCGAGGGCGCCCACGGCGCCTACGTGGTGACCAACTTCTGGGAGTCCATGTCCGCCGACGTCGAACTGGCACAGGCCGCGACAGCCGCCCGCGCCGCGAAGGCGGCCGAGGTCGCCCACGTCGTCTGGTCCACCCTGGAGGACACCCGCGAGGTCATCCCCGCGTCCGGCCCGCAGGTCCCGGTGCTGCAGGACCGCTACACGGTCCCGCACTTCGACGCCAAGGCCGAGGCGGACGCGTTCTTCCGCGACGCGGGTGTTCCGACGACCTACCTGCGGAGCACTTTCTACTGGGAAGCGTTCACGCAGGGCTCCGGTCCGGTGCGGGGCGAGGACGGACGACTCGTGCTCACCCTGCCGATGGGGGAGTCCAGGCTGGCGGGCATCGCGGCGGAGGACATCGGTCGCACCGCCTACGGAGTGTTCGCCGCCGGCGACAAGTACGTGGGTGAAACGGTGAGCATCGCGGGTGAACACCTGACCGGCGCCCAGTACGCCGCCGCGTTCGCCGACGCGCTGGGCGAACCGGTCGGCTACCGGCCGCTCACGCACGACCAGTTCCGCTCGCTCGGCCTGCCCGCGGGCGACGAGTTCGGCAACATGTTCCAGTTCTACGTCGAAGGCGAGCGTGACTTCGTCGGTGCGCGCGACCTGGACGTGGTCCGGTCGCTCAACCCGCGCCTGCAGACCTTCCGCAGCTGGCTGAACGAGCACATCGACGCGGTCAAACCCGCATGA